A part of Deinococcus aerolatus genomic DNA contains:
- a CDS encoding carbohydrate ABC transporter permease gives MTQKNIAAPLPRRRRPRHGEASEGRLAFWLLLPAALLLCGVLLFPMLTTFRDSFYFNKLTEPFNGQPFVGVKNYVQMFGDPRFGTALRNTLFFAVLTVGGSFLVGIPMALAAHTPSRVRGLARVALLLPWAMPPVMTGLIFAWLFNAQYGVFNDILVRLGVIQEPLRWLSTPGLAVLAMVVTIVWKTSSFVALIVLGGLQGIPRDLTEAAEVDGATRAQSFFRIILPLLAPSLAVAFIFRSISAVQVFDIPYTFIQQAPAQGLLETLGVYIYRTSIEFLDFGYAATLSVALFAVSLAVTAVYVRFVRDGAST, from the coding sequence ATGACCCAGAAGAACATCGCCGCGCCGCTGCCCCGGCGCAGGAGGCCCAGGCACGGCGAGGCCAGCGAGGGACGGCTGGCCTTCTGGCTGCTGCTGCCTGCCGCGCTGCTGCTGTGCGGCGTGCTGCTGTTCCCGATGCTGACCACCTTCCGCGACTCCTTTTATTTCAACAAGCTGACTGAACCGTTCAACGGGCAACCCTTCGTGGGCGTCAAGAACTACGTGCAGATGTTCGGCGATCCGCGCTTCGGCACGGCGCTGCGAAACACGCTGTTCTTCGCGGTGCTGACGGTGGGCGGCTCGTTTCTGGTGGGCATTCCGATGGCGCTGGCGGCCCACACGCCCAGCCGGGTGCGGGGGCTGGCACGGGTGGCCCTGCTGCTGCCGTGGGCCATGCCGCCGGTGATGACCGGCCTGATCTTCGCGTGGCTGTTCAACGCGCAGTACGGCGTCTTCAACGACATTCTGGTGCGGCTGGGGGTCATTCAGGAGCCGCTGCGCTGGCTCAGCACGCCGGGGCTAGCGGTGCTGGCAATGGTGGTCACGATCGTCTGGAAAACCAGTTCCTTCGTGGCGCTGATCGTGCTGGGAGGGTTGCAGGGCATTCCCCGCGACCTCACCGAGGCGGCGGAGGTGGACGGCGCCACCCGCGCGCAGTCGTTCTTCCGCATCATCCTGCCGCTGCTGGCCCCTAGCCTGGCTGTTGCCTTCATCTTCCGCTCCATCAGCGCCGTGCAGGTGTTCGATATTCCCTACACCTTCATCCAGCAGGCTCCGGCGCAGGGGCTGCTGGAAACGCTGGGCGTGTACATCTACCGCACCAGCATCGAGTTTCTGGACTTCGGCTACGCGGCCACCCTCAGCGTGGCGCTGTTCGCGGTGAGTCTGGCCGTGACCGCCGTATACGTGCGCTTCGTGCGCGACGGGGCCAGCACATGA
- a CDS encoding carbohydrate ABC transporter permease, with the protein MSGETAAPERLGLLDRVGRTLGLGALIVGGFFPLVWMLLTSLKTEAELQKFPVQYLPGALDAANYVRVFSEQPFARFFFNSMTVSLLSTLLCIAVAVPAAYALARLQVWGRGALLTAVVAFSMFPVVSLLVPLFRLFRSVDLLNSYPALILPYAALSLPVAILTLVAFFSAIPRDLEAAAMIDGTSRLGALWRVVLPLSAPGMVTAALLVFVNSWNEFLLALSFNTKLDMRTVSVGVTLYQGEFAFPWPLIAAAVVIATIPLVALIAVFQRRFVAGLTAGGVKA; encoded by the coding sequence ATGAGTGGCGAGACCGCCGCGCCTGAACGCCTGGGCCTGCTGGACCGTGTGGGCCGCACCCTGGGCCTGGGCGCACTGATCGTGGGCGGCTTCTTTCCCCTGGTCTGGATGCTGCTGACCAGCCTCAAGACCGAGGCCGAGTTGCAAAAATTTCCGGTCCAGTACCTTCCGGGAGCGCTGGACGCCGCCAACTACGTCCGCGTGTTCAGCGAGCAGCCCTTTGCGCGTTTCTTCTTCAATTCCATGACCGTCAGCCTGCTGAGCACGCTGCTGTGCATCGCGGTAGCGGTGCCGGCGGCCTACGCGCTGGCCCGCCTTCAGGTCTGGGGGCGCGGCGCGCTGCTCACCGCCGTGGTGGCCTTTTCCATGTTTCCGGTGGTCAGCCTGCTGGTGCCGCTGTTCCGGCTGTTCCGCAGCGTGGACCTGCTCAACAGTTACCCCGCGCTGATTCTGCCCTACGCCGCCCTGAGCCTGCCGGTGGCGATCCTGACGCTGGTGGCGTTTTTCAGCGCCATCCCGCGCGATCTGGAAGCAGCGGCGATGATCGACGGCACCTCGCGGCTGGGGGCGCTGTGGCGCGTGGTGCTGCCGCTGTCCGCGCCGGGCATGGTCACGGCAGCGCTTCTGGTGTTCGTCAACTCCTGGAACGAGTTCCTGCTGGCCCTGAGCTTTAACACCAAGCTGGACATGCGCACGGTCAGCGTGGGTGTCACGCTGTACCAGGGTGAATTCGCCTTTCCGTGGCCGCTGATTGCCGCCGCCGTGGTGATCGCCACCATTCCTCTGGTGGCCCTGATCGCCGTATTTCAGCGCCGCTTCGTGGCCGGATTGACGGCAGGGGGGGTCAAGGCGTAG
- a CDS encoding LLM class flavin-dependent oxidoreductase → MTQPSQSEFLWFLQLSRDGEFIGTRNKMPRQPTLPYLQSLISTAGEAGFDALLTATNYHSEHENYTAAVAALAKTAPTDPALLIAVRPGMFQPAMYAKMLATLQNLFPGRVRLNIVTGSSPAENAMYGDFEDHGKRYERTREFIQILRQLWTQPPPQSFRSDIYAFDNAVLDPAPVQPIPIYFGGASPVAQGIAAELADVYLMWGEREDMLRERMAQMQALAAKAGRTLRYGLRTHVIVRETEAEARAAAERLISRVDPEVRAAFVASHAHVDGVGQQRQIDMVKNLDADLMVEPGLWAGVGMARSGVGVALIGDPQGVADKIRRYEAMGFSSFIFSGYPHLEEARRFGELVMPLLRGRAEETRAIHTDRVAPVS, encoded by the coding sequence ATGACCCAGCCCTCCCAATCCGAATTCCTGTGGTTTCTGCAACTGTCGCGCGACGGCGAATTCATCGGCACGAGGAACAAGATGCCGCGTCAGCCCACGTTGCCTTACCTGCAAAGCCTGATCAGCACGGCGGGTGAGGCGGGCTTTGACGCGCTGCTCACCGCCACCAACTACCACAGCGAACACGAGAACTACACGGCGGCGGTGGCGGCCCTGGCGAAAACGGCGCCCACCGATCCAGCGCTTCTCATCGCGGTGCGGCCCGGCATGTTCCAGCCGGCCATGTACGCCAAGATGCTCGCCACGCTGCAAAACCTGTTTCCGGGGCGCGTGCGCCTGAACATCGTGACCGGCAGCAGTCCCGCCGAGAACGCCATGTACGGCGATTTCGAGGACCACGGCAAGCGCTACGAGCGCACCCGCGAATTCATTCAGATTCTGCGCCAGTTGTGGACCCAGCCGCCGCCCCAGTCCTTCAGGTCCGACATCTATGCCTTTGACAACGCTGTCCTTGACCCCGCCCCGGTGCAGCCCATTCCCATCTACTTCGGCGGCGCGTCCCCGGTGGCCCAGGGCATCGCTGCCGAGCTGGCCGACGTCTACCTGATGTGGGGCGAGCGCGAGGACATGCTGCGGGAGCGCATGGCCCAGATGCAGGCGCTGGCCGCGAAGGCCGGGCGAACGCTACGCTATGGCCTGCGAACCCACGTCATCGTGCGGGAAACCGAAGCCGAGGCGAGGGCGGCTGCCGAACGTCTGATCAGCCGGGTGGACCCGGAGGTGCGGGCCGCCTTTGTCGCCAGCCACGCTCATGTGGACGGCGTGGGCCAGCAGCGCCAGATCGACATGGTCAAGAATCTGGACGCCGACCTGATGGTCGAGCCGGGTCTGTGGGCTGGCGTGGGCATGGCCCGCAGCGGCGTGGGCGTCGCCCTGATCGGTGACCCGCAGGGGGTGGCCGACAAGATTCGCCGCTATGAGGCCATGGGGTTCTCGTCGTTTATCTTCAGCGGCTACCCGCACCTGGAAGAAGCCCGCCGGTTCGGGGAACTGGTCATGCCGCTGCTCAGGGGCCGGGCCGAGGAGACCCGCGCCATTCACACGGACAGGGTGGCCCCCGTCTCCTGA
- the cobA gene encoding uroporphyrinogen-III C-methyltransferase, with translation MTDAPAPTPSRAFVSLIGAGPGDPGLLTLRGQHALQHADVVLFDYLANPELLRWCPDARTIYVGKKGFSEYISQEQINALIVQVAQENGGQRVARLKGGDVFVFGRGGEEAEACVLAGVPFEIVPGVTSAIAAPAYAGIPVTHRDVARSFAVLTGNTREGGAQYERLSGVDTLLLLMGVRNLDTIAAELVAAGRDPQTPAATVQWGSTHQQRVATGTLETIGQVVREAGLEAPAVTVVGEVVKLRDTLRWFDNTPAFGGPLRGRTVAVTRTRDGSSALSEVLRARGADVLEVPLIRFGPAPDGGAAALEALRDFTGWLLLTSNQAVAALFSLLDAAGRDARALAGVRIAAVGPSTARSLAERGVRADFVPSTPGARHLGAELPAGRGEAALHLTSQLAEDELQRGLEARGIGYARAGLYRTEAAAPTLNALERLKNAAVITLASGSAARHLAALASADFDPLHMPVAAMGPQTADAAREAGFTRVTVAGTASLDALADAAERAVGGAA, from the coding sequence ATGACCGATGCCCCAGCCCCCACCCCTTCCCGCGCCTTCGTCTCCCTGATCGGGGCCGGACCGGGCGATCCCGGCCTGCTGACCCTGCGCGGCCAGCACGCCCTGCAGCACGCCGACGTGGTGCTGTTCGACTATCTGGCCAACCCCGAACTGCTGCGCTGGTGCCCGGACGCCCGCACCATCTACGTGGGCAAGAAGGGGTTTTCCGAGTACATCAGCCAGGAGCAGATCAACGCGCTGATCGTGCAGGTGGCGCAGGAGAACGGCGGGCAGCGGGTGGCGCGCCTGAAGGGCGGCGATGTCTTCGTCTTCGGGCGCGGCGGCGAGGAGGCCGAGGCCTGCGTGCTGGCCGGGGTTCCCTTCGAGATCGTTCCCGGTGTCACCAGCGCCATTGCTGCCCCGGCCTACGCCGGCATTCCAGTGACCCACCGCGACGTGGCCCGCTCGTTTGCCGTGCTGACCGGCAACACCAGAGAGGGCGGGGCGCAGTACGAGCGGCTGTCCGGCGTGGACACCCTGCTGCTGCTGATGGGCGTGCGGAACCTCGACACCATTGCCGCCGAGCTGGTGGCTGCCGGGCGTGACCCGCAGACCCCCGCCGCGACCGTGCAGTGGGGCAGCACCCACCAGCAGCGCGTGGCGACGGGCACGCTGGAGACCATCGGCCAGGTGGTCAGGGAGGCGGGCCTGGAGGCCCCCGCCGTGACCGTGGTGGGAGAAGTCGTGAAACTGCGCGACACGTTGCGCTGGTTTGACAACACCCCGGCGTTCGGCGGCCCGCTGCGCGGCAGGACGGTGGCCGTGACCCGCACCCGCGACGGCTCCAGCGCCCTGTCGGAGGTGCTGCGTGCGCGCGGCGCGGACGTGCTGGAGGTGCCGCTGATCCGCTTCGGGCCGGCCCCGGACGGCGGCGCGGCGGCCCTGGAGGCCCTGCGCGACTTCACAGGCTGGCTGCTGCTGACCAGCAACCAGGCGGTGGCGGCGCTGTTCTCGCTGCTGGACGCTGCCGGACGCGACGCCCGCGCGCTGGCGGGCGTCAGGATCGCCGCTGTCGGCCCCAGCACCGCCCGCAGTCTGGCCGAACGCGGCGTGCGTGCCGACTTTGTGCCGTCTACACCCGGCGCACGCCACCTGGGCGCGGAACTGCCCGCAGGCAGGGGAGAGGCCGCGCTGCACCTGACCTCCCAGCTGGCCGAGGACGAACTGCAAAGGGGCCTGGAGGCGCGTGGCATCGGCTATGCGCGCGCCGGGTTGTACCGCACCGAGGCCGCCGCGCCCACCCTGAATGCCCTGGAACGCCTCAAGAACGCCGCCGTGATCACCCTGGCCTCGGGCAGCGCGGCGCGGCATCTGGCGGCCCTGGCTAGTGCGGACTTTGACCCCCTGCATATGCCGGTTGCCGCGATGGGGCCGCAGACCGCCGACGCCGCCCGCGAGGCCGGTTTTACCCGCGTCACGGTGGCCGGAACTGCCAGCCTGGACGCGCTGGCCGACGCTGCCGAGCGGGCGGTGGGGGGCGCAGCCTGA
- the glmM gene encoding phosphoglucosamine mutase, with product MSDGERKYFGTDGVRAVAGEFPLTAAWVMTLGAAAGEVLKRRSRTGKVNVVIGKDTRQSGDMLEAALAAGLTARGVNVIHVGVLPTPGVSYLVRQLGADAGVVISASHNPYQDNGIKFFGPDGQKLSDATEHEIEAAIDDVPGLVPVTGVDLGGVTNSTEAERIYIQYLTSHAPDLSGLKIALDCANGAAYRVAPKVFQAAGADVFAVYTTPDGRNINRGCGSTHMDHLQTIVRNGDYDLGVAFDGDADRALFVDSRGNVVHGDHMLLLNARARPAAAVVATIMTNMALEVKLQEAGIPLERTAVGDRYVHERLHSKGLQLGGEQSGHVLFLDVSPTGDGVLTALLTLASMKQLDTTLDVLFDELTMYPQTLVNVRVADKKAIARDEGVQLAVSRAEAQLAGRGRVNLRPSGTENLIRVMVEGQDAAEIHEIARVLAAVVEERGLSGAAAVQ from the coding sequence ATGAGTGATGGCGAGAGAAAGTATTTCGGCACCGATGGCGTGCGGGCCGTGGCGGGCGAGTTTCCCCTGACGGCTGCGTGGGTGATGACGCTGGGGGCGGCGGCGGGTGAGGTGCTCAAGCGCCGCTCGCGGACCGGCAAGGTCAACGTGGTGATCGGCAAGGACACCCGCCAGAGCGGGGACATGCTGGAAGCGGCCCTGGCGGCGGGGCTGACGGCGCGCGGCGTCAACGTGATTCACGTGGGCGTGCTGCCCACCCCCGGCGTCAGTTACCTGGTGCGGCAACTGGGGGCCGATGCGGGCGTGGTGATCAGCGCCTCGCACAACCCGTACCAGGACAACGGCATCAAGTTCTTTGGCCCGGACGGCCAGAAGCTCAGCGACGCCACCGAGCATGAGATCGAGGCGGCCATCGACGACGTGCCTGGGCTGGTCCCGGTGACCGGCGTGGACCTGGGCGGCGTGACCAACTCCACCGAGGCCGAGCGGATCTACATTCAGTACCTGACCTCGCACGCGCCGGACCTGAGCGGCCTCAAAATTGCGCTGGACTGTGCCAACGGCGCGGCCTACCGGGTGGCCCCCAAGGTGTTCCAGGCGGCGGGGGCCGACGTGTTCGCGGTGTACACCACCCCCGATGGGCGCAACATCAACCGAGGCTGCGGCAGCACCCACATGGATCACCTCCAGACCATCGTCCGCAACGGCGACTACGACCTGGGCGTGGCCTTCGACGGCGACGCGGACCGGGCGCTGTTCGTGGATTCACGCGGCAACGTGGTTCATGGCGACCATATGTTGCTGCTGAACGCCCGCGCCCGTCCGGCGGCGGCGGTGGTGGCGACCATCATGACCAACATGGCGCTGGAGGTGAAGCTGCAGGAGGCGGGCATTCCGCTGGAACGCACCGCTGTGGGTGACCGCTACGTGCATGAGCGCCTGCATTCCAAGGGCCTGCAACTGGGCGGCGAGCAGAGCGGGCACGTGCTGTTTCTGGACGTGTCGCCCACCGGTGACGGGGTGCTGACCGCGCTGCTGACCCTGGCCAGCATGAAGCAGCTGGACACTACGCTGGACGTGCTGTTCGACGAACTGACCATGTATCCGCAGACGCTGGTGAACGTGCGCGTGGCCGACAAGAAGGCCATCGCCCGCGACGAGGGCGTGCAGCTCGCGGTCTCCCGGGCCGAGGCCCAGCTGGCCGGGCGGGGCCGCGTCAACCTGCGTCCCAGCGGCACCGAGAACCTGATCCGGGTGATGGTGGAGGGCCAGGACGCCGCCGAGATCCATGAGATTGCCCGCGTGCTGGCCGCCGTGGTAGAGGAACGTGGACTGAGCGGCGCGGCAGCTGTCCAGTAA
- a CDS encoding ABC transporter substrate-binding protein, whose protein sequence is MRTRLVLSAALSAAGLLSSASAATTLTVFMGSQQRPEIFQPLFDRFEAANPDIKVKIETGGATSEAQNQYLTTVLAARDDTLDIFLIDVVRTATFAAAGWAEPLNGYISGADAYLKSFLPGPVGAATYGGKLYAMPAFTDAQFLYYRKDLLTKYKAKVPTTWDELTATATRIQKGEGGKMQGFNFQGAPIEGTVCNFLETLWTGGGDASNVNSAAGRQGLNFLVNSVKSRLSPAASAEIKTDDSRQQFQAGDVAMGLNWSYAWAHFQGNSPQPTQVKGNVGVAALPSFGKNPSATCTGGWEWGVNAYGNHKKEAVKLLQFMSSVNIQREMAVKGAYLPVRKSLYSDPAVLAANPHFKALYPVILKARPRPVTPNYPKVSEIIRNNVSAAVAGSKTVDAALSDMQRDLSPLLK, encoded by the coding sequence ATGCGTACCCGCCTCGTTCTGTCTGCCGCCCTGAGCGCCGCCGGCCTGCTGTCCAGTGCCAGCGCCGCCACCACCCTGACCGTGTTCATGGGCAGCCAGCAGCGTCCGGAGATCTTCCAGCCGCTGTTTGACCGCTTCGAGGCCGCCAACCCCGACATCAAGGTCAAGATCGAGACCGGCGGCGCCACTAGCGAGGCCCAGAACCAGTATCTGACCACCGTGCTGGCCGCGCGCGACGACACCCTGGACATCTTCCTGATCGATGTGGTGCGGACCGCCACCTTCGCTGCCGCCGGATGGGCCGAGCCGCTCAACGGGTACATCAGCGGGGCCGACGCCTACCTCAAGTCCTTCCTGCCCGGCCCGGTGGGTGCGGCCACCTACGGCGGCAAGCTGTACGCCATGCCCGCCTTCACCGACGCTCAGTTCCTGTACTACCGCAAGGACCTGCTGACCAAGTACAAGGCCAAGGTCCCCACCACCTGGGACGAACTGACGGCCACCGCCACCAGAATCCAGAAGGGCGAGGGCGGCAAGATGCAGGGCTTCAACTTTCAGGGGGCGCCCATCGAGGGCACCGTGTGCAATTTCCTGGAGACGCTGTGGACCGGCGGCGGCGACGCCAGCAACGTCAACAGCGCGGCGGGCCGGCAGGGCCTGAACTTCCTGGTGAACTCGGTCAAATCCAGGCTGTCACCCGCCGCCAGCGCCGAGATCAAGACCGACGACTCGCGCCAGCAGTTCCAGGCCGGGGACGTGGCCATGGGCCTGAACTGGAGCTACGCCTGGGCGCATTTCCAGGGCAACAGCCCGCAGCCCACCCAGGTCAAGGGCAATGTGGGCGTGGCCGCGCTGCCGTCCTTCGGCAAGAATCCCAGCGCCACCTGCACCGGGGGCTGGGAATGGGGCGTCAACGCCTACGGCAACCACAAGAAAGAGGCCGTCAAACTGCTGCAGTTCATGTCCAGCGTGAACATCCAGCGTGAGATGGCAGTCAAGGGCGCCTACCTGCCGGTCCGCAAAAGCCTGTACAGCGACCCTGCCGTGCTGGCCGCCAATCCGCACTTCAAGGCGCTGTATCCGGTGATTCTCAAAGCCCGCCCGCGCCCGGTCACCCCCAACTACCCCAAGGTCAGCGAGATCATCCGCAACAACGTCTCGGCCGCCGTGGCGGGCAGCAAGACTGTGGACGCCGCCCTGAGCGACATGCAGCGCGACCTGTCCCCGCTGTTGAAGTAG
- a CDS encoding P1 family peptidase — MTNTTLTAIRGFRVGHWTNAVGVTGCTVILCPDAGAVASASFLGPSPATREGVLLSPEKKVERIHALLLTGGSAFGLAAASGVVRVLEERGVGHETPFARVPIVPAAVVYDLGVGDPLARPGDKEGEAAARSASADPVPRGRVGAGTGTTAGKYLGGPGAVPGGLGSVMLERHGVSVGALAVVNPIGDVLDERGGVLAGPGTGPGAVSFTPGDVENTTLIAVVTEHTLSKAECRRLADAAQAALGRVIHPSHTYWDGDAAFMLSSCALPPADPLLLGALVQEAVCAAVRDAVRRANSLGG; from the coding sequence GTGACCAACACCACCCTGACCGCCATTCGCGGCTTTCGCGTGGGCCACTGGACCAATGCCGTGGGCGTGACCGGCTGCACCGTGATCCTCTGCCCCGATGCGGGCGCGGTGGCCTCCGCCTCCTTCCTTGGGCCGAGCCCGGCGACGCGCGAGGGCGTGCTGCTGTCTCCTGAGAAGAAGGTGGAGCGCATTCACGCCCTGCTGCTCACGGGCGGCAGCGCCTTCGGGCTGGCGGCGGCGTCCGGCGTGGTGCGCGTGCTGGAGGAGCGCGGCGTGGGCCACGAGACGCCGTTTGCCCGCGTGCCGATTGTTCCGGCGGCGGTGGTGTATGACCTGGGGGTGGGCGATCCGCTAGCCCGTCCGGGAGACAAGGAAGGCGAGGCGGCGGCGCGGTCTGCCTCCGCTGATCCTGTACCGCGTGGCCGGGTGGGGGCAGGAACCGGGACGACAGCCGGCAAGTACCTGGGCGGCCCCGGCGCGGTGCCCGGCGGCCTGGGCAGCGTGATGCTGGAGCGTCACGGCGTCTCTGTGGGCGCCCTGGCGGTGGTCAACCCGATTGGCGACGTGCTGGACGAACGCGGCGGCGTGCTGGCCGGGCCGGGCACGGGGCCGGGGGCGGTGTCGTTTACTCCCGGCGACGTGGAGAACACCACCCTGATTGCCGTCGTCACCGAACACACCCTGAGCAAGGCCGAGTGCCGCCGCCTGGCCGACGCCGCACAAGCCGCGCTGGGCCGTGTGATCCACCCCAGCCACACCTACTGGGACGGGGACGCCGCCTTCATGCTCAGCAGTTGCGCGTTGCCCCCCGCCGATCCACTGCTGCTGGGCGCACTGGTGCAGGAGGCCGTCTGTGCGGCGGTGCGCGACGCGGTACGAAGGGCGAACAGTTTGGGTGGGTAG
- a CDS encoding M3 family oligoendopeptidase, which produces MTSIAHDGGMPRWRTDDLYASLSDPKLEQDLDELRARIADLETLFDRLEVRKDGPSATPDTLKPVLDAMNALSTFSAPIGAYLNAFFTTDSRDALAQGRVAAFTTLTLPLGPLRSRLTAWLGGLSDAQLSELLSASDTARDHEHFLRRAIELARHQMSPPEEDLAARLRPSGAGGWVKLHGNVSSQLKGEFRGEGLPVTALRALASDADEDVRRDAFAAEIAAWKSSEVVFAAALNGVKGEEGLLARRRGFPDAVAPSLLTHGIDRETLDAMQGAVVRSFPDFRRYFAAKARALGKAKLDWWDILAPLGHSETEWTYGAGAEFVERQFRGYSEQLGDFAAEAFDGEWVDAGPREGKRSGAFCMRWTRGKSRILMNHAPSLDSVSTLAHELGHGYHNARLAGAEPLQRETPMTLAETASIFCETVVQNAALAEATGPERMYVLETSLMGHAQVVVDIHSRFLFERAVFERREGGDLNPQEFNDLMSWAQRETYGDALGTLHPYMWAVKPHYYSLGFYNYPYTFGLLFGLGLYAQYVAAREAGTEAGFQTRYDELLASTGREGPQALAARFGIDLRAPDFWEGSLNVIRQQIDAYVETVDRGA; this is translated from the coding sequence ATGACCTCGATTGCACATGACGGCGGGATGCCCCGCTGGCGCACCGATGACCTGTACGCCAGCCTGAGTGACCCGAAACTGGAACAGGATCTGGACGAACTGCGTGCCAGAATTGCGGACCTCGAAACGCTGTTTGACCGCCTGGAAGTCCGCAAGGACGGGCCGTCCGCCACCCCCGACACCCTGAAACCCGTGCTGGATGCCATGAATGCCCTGAGTACGTTCTCGGCGCCCATCGGGGCCTACCTGAACGCCTTTTTTACCACCGACAGCCGCGACGCGCTGGCGCAGGGCCGCGTGGCGGCGTTCACCACCCTGACGCTGCCGCTGGGGCCGCTGCGTTCGCGCCTGACTGCGTGGCTGGGTGGCCTGAGTGACGCGCAACTGTCGGAATTGCTGTCTGCCTCGGACACGGCGCGGGACCACGAACACTTTCTGCGCCGCGCCATCGAACTGGCCCGCCACCAGATGTCGCCGCCCGAGGAGGACCTGGCCGCCCGCCTGCGGCCCAGTGGGGCCGGCGGCTGGGTCAAGCTGCACGGAAACGTCAGCAGCCAGCTCAAGGGCGAGTTCCGGGGCGAAGGCCTGCCGGTCACCGCGCTGCGGGCGCTGGCCAGCGACGCGGATGAGGACGTGCGCCGGGACGCCTTTGCGGCCGAGATCGCCGCCTGGAAGTCCTCGGAAGTGGTGTTTGCCGCCGCTCTGAACGGTGTCAAGGGCGAGGAAGGATTGCTGGCCCGCCGGCGGGGCTTCCCGGACGCCGTGGCCCCCAGCCTGCTGACGCACGGTATTGACCGCGAGACGCTGGACGCCATGCAGGGCGCGGTCGTGCGCTCCTTCCCCGACTTCCGGCGCTACTTCGCCGCCAAGGCGCGGGCGCTGGGCAAGGCCAAACTGGACTGGTGGGACATTCTGGCCCCGCTGGGCCACAGCGAGACCGAGTGGACCTACGGTGCGGGGGCCGAGTTCGTGGAGCGCCAGTTCCGGGGCTACTCCGAACAGCTGGGTGACTTTGCCGCCGAGGCCTTTGACGGTGAGTGGGTGGACGCCGGCCCGCGCGAGGGCAAGCGCAGCGGGGCGTTCTGCATGCGCTGGACGCGCGGCAAGAGCCGCATCCTGATGAACCATGCCCCCAGCCTCGACAGCGTGTCGACCCTGGCACATGAGCTGGGCCACGGTTACCACAACGCCCGGCTGGCGGGCGCCGAGCCGCTGCAACGCGAGACGCCCATGACCCTGGCCGAGACCGCGTCCATCTTCTGTGAGACGGTAGTGCAGAACGCTGCGCTGGCCGAGGCCACGGGGCCGGAACGCATGTACGTGCTGGAAACCAGCCTGATGGGCCACGCGCAGGTGGTGGTGGACATCCACAGCCGCTTTCTGTTCGAGCGGGCGGTGTTTGAACGGCGTGAGGGGGGGGACCTCAACCCGCAGGAGTTCAATGACCTGATGAGCTGGGCACAGCGCGAGACCTACGGCGACGCGCTCGGCACGCTGCACCCGTACATGTGGGCGGTCAAGCCGCACTACTACAGCCTGGGGTTCTACAACTACCCGTACACCTTCGGCCTGCTGTTCGGCCTGGGGCTGTACGCGCAGTACGTGGCGGCGCGCGAGGCAGGCACCGAGGCCGGGTTTCAGACCCGCTACGACGAACTGCTGGCGTCCACGGGCCGCGAGGGGCCGCAAGCCCTGGCCGCCCGCTTCGGCATCGATCTGCGTGCCCCGGACTTCTGGGAAGGCAGCCTGAACGTAATTCGGCAGCAGATCGACGCGTACGTGGAGACGGTGGACCGTGGGGCCTGA
- a CDS encoding GNAT family N-acetyltransferase: MNTQLLERLAHAEAAAHTRYGRTGAAARFGPLVAVHAGPDLPVNTAWHDGTRRPTPEELAAFEAFSVQHAQSATVHLLSAFTTLLPLLRDRGYELDYVLHAYIHDLANLPAQPLTQTREEGADAWAALAAQGFGPGAEAIMSVVAHAPGTRRFVADVDGTPAATAAFSLTSAVAAFHGTATLPPFRGRGVQSALLAHRLHRAAQAGATLASVFVTPGTGSERNVERAGFRLAGMRLTLSRRE; this comes from the coding sequence ATGAACACGCAACTTCTGGAGCGGCTGGCCCACGCCGAGGCGGCGGCCCACACCCGCTACGGACGGACCGGAGCCGCAGCGCGCTTCGGCCCCCTGGTGGCCGTTCATGCGGGACCCGATCTGCCGGTCAACACCGCCTGGCACGACGGCACGCGGCGGCCCACGCCGGAGGAACTCGCCGCGTTTGAGGCGTTCAGCGTTCAGCACGCCCAGTCCGCCACAGTGCATCTGCTCTCGGCCTTCACCACCCTGCTGCCGCTGCTGCGTGACCGGGGTTATGAACTGGATTACGTGCTGCATGCCTACATCCACGATCTGGCGAACCTGCCCGCCCAGCCTCTGACCCAGACTCGGGAGGAGGGGGCCGACGCCTGGGCCGCCCTGGCCGCGCAGGGTTTCGGGCCGGGGGCCGAGGCGATCATGTCGGTGGTGGCGCACGCACCGGGAACGCGGCGGTTCGTGGCAGATGTGGACGGCACCCCCGCCGCCACTGCCGCCTTCAGCCTCACCAGCGCGGTCGCCGCCTTTCACGGCACGGCCACACTGCCCCCCTTTCGGGGGCGGGGCGTGCAGTCAGCGCTGCTGGCCCACCGCCTGCACAGGGCCGCACAAGCCGGAGCCACCCTCGCCAGCGTGTTCGTCACACCGGGCACAGGCAGTGAGCGCAATGTGGAGAGGGCCGGGTTCCGGCTGGCCGGGATGCGGCTGACCCTGAGCCGGAGGGAATGA
- the rpmF gene encoding 50S ribosomal protein L32: MAKHPVPKKKTSKSKRDMRRSHHALTAPNLSECPQCHAKKLSHHICPSCGYYDGRQVLAV; this comes from the coding sequence ATGGCTAAACATCCCGTTCCCAAGAAGAAGACCAGCAAGAGCAAGCGCGACATGCGCCGCAGCCACCACGCGCTGACCGCCCCCAACCTGTCTGAGTGCCCCCAGTGCCACGCCAAGAAGCTCTCGCACCACATCTGCCCCAGCTGTGGTTACTACGATGGCCGTCAGGTGCTGGCCGTCTAA